From Oryza sativa Japonica Group chromosome 4, ASM3414082v1, one genomic window encodes:
- the LOC112938641 gene encoding salt stress-induced protein, giving the protein MERRSAAKVGLWGGSGGRPFDIRPSATVPRRLNSITLYHSDGAIHSLYYDYYMKSQRRGGGGDELKLVKDGPWGQRYSYDSIAVHDTIKLSADEQVTSVEGTIGRFRDVDEPVITSLTFRTNAGKTYGPYGGASDKQAGTPFSIPVDNGGVVVGFWGRAGWLIDAIGVYISPI; this is encoded by the exons ATGGAGAGGAGATCGGCGGCGAAGGTTGGGCTTTGGGGTGGATCCGGTGGGCGGCCGTTCGACATTCGTCCGTCGGCGACCGTCCCTCGCCGGCTGAACAGCATCACCTTGTACCACTCCGATGGCGCCATCCACTCCTTGTACTACGACTACTACATGAAATCACAAcggcgaggaggtggtggtgatgaACTCAAGCTCGTCAAGGACGGTCCATGGGGGCAACGATATTCCTATGATTCCATAGCAGTCCATGACAcg ATCAAGTTGTCGGCGGATGAACAGGTGACTTCGGTGGAGGGCACCATCGGGCGTTTCAGGGACGTGGATGAGCCTGTGATTACCTCCCTAACATTCCGGACCAACGCCGGCAAGACATACGGACCATACGGCGGCGCCAGCGACAAGCAAGCTGGCACTCCCTTCTCGATCCCGGTTGACAATGGCGGCGTCGTGGTCGGATTCTGGGGACGAGCCGGATGGCTCATCGATGCCATCGGAGTCTACATTAGCCCAATCTAA